The following nucleotide sequence is from Aspergillus luchuensis IFO 4308 DNA, chromosome 1, nearly complete sequence.
GTATGTGCGCTATCAAATATCTGGGCCTACTTCGAAGCTCTACACGCACTATGATCCTACAGGCAAAATGGAcgataaaagaaatatacttTACATTGTAGCAATAGAGCTCAGCCTGTAATTGCACGCCATAAGCATAGCGACACGTTATGATCATCTCAATGGCCATCCTAAGCTAGCAGACCAACATATACTTCCAATACTCTACCGTGCACACAAAGACCTGGAGCACGCCACACTACGTCTATGCAAACAATTCCAAGGTCCCATACTTGCTGTATCCACCAGAAGCCTACATACCAGCCTTTCAGCGATGCCCGCCGGCTCCGCACACCTCCCAGcaacacaccaccaccatcaagcGGAGAAAATAGGTATACAACATATCAATTGGCAAATGTCGTATGACGGTATCTTCTATAAGCTTATACACAGTAAATGCCCGCAAACTCAACTGACCGACGAACCCGCAGCAACCGGGGCTCTCAAACCACCCACAACAGCCACGCATTCATCCGCCATATCCGCGTGCTCGGAAATTCACCCAGAGCTAATTTAAtgcttctggttcttgaggTTGGGGTTGCGGGGGTCGTTCTTGAACTCGGCGGCTAAGGTGTAACAACCGAGGTTAGCATGCACGATTCGGATCGAGAGAACAAGGGATTCGATGTTGGATTCAAGCGGATGCTTGACACCGTGCTGATATTGGAGAATGTCGTAACAGGTTCACTTACTCGACATCATGACGTTGGCGAAAGAGTTGACACCGTAGAGGATGACCAGACCTGTAATTCGAAACACCGTTAGAAAGCCGCTATTacccctctctctcaacGCGCTTCAATAGAGCTATTCCGTCATATCCGCATAGCTATCCAGGCCAGACAAAGCCATTCAACAAGGTAATAGGTGTGCATGCATaccggcggcgaagaagggaGCCATGGGCTTGGCTAAATGAGCAAAGCAAGTCAGTTCATATCCTCATCTCTCGAGCCCAACATGGGCGCGCCAGGACCACAGCAAACGTACCAACGGGGGTGGGGAACTTCTTTCCGAGGAGAGACATGGTGGGCAGATCGTTTGATTGAAAGCGAAGTGCTGGGTATGGAGGAAAGACGGGAGTTGGAGCAGCTGGTGAAGGAGCGACGAGACGAGAGCGGGTACAACGAGGTTTGTCCGGGAGTCCGAATCCCCGGCCGCTTTAACACTTCGGGAAGGATTTGCCGCGCCGCTTTTACTGCTGCGTCTATCGCTGGTTGCCCCTCCGCAGTaaacaatcaacaatcaCGATAACGATTAATCAAGACAATACACAACACACTTTTCTTCCAGCAGATACcttatttttcctttcaaCATAATCGCAATGGCAGACCACCTCCAAGCCTCCGTCTCATCCCTCGGATcctccctccaactcctcgattcctccatctccaccctcgACTCCGGTATTAGCGACTTTCCCCGACTATGCAAGGTCTTGCAAACAACCCGAGTACGTATCCCATACCCTCCTGCTTGATATCAAAACACCCAATCTAACCCCAACAGCACTTCGAACTCCTTCCCGAACCTACTCTGCGCGAAGCCCAACAATCCCTCCTTGATGAAATCACGCCTAGCATCGCCCACCTGCTCTCACTAGCGTCGAACCATGTGGAGAAGCTCTCGCGGCGAGAACAAGGACTGAGAGCTAAATGCGAGCTGCAGGAGGGGAGAATGTACTCGAATGAGAGCCGCCAGCCTTCGAGAATGCGTAGCGCTTATGGTGATCGGCTCCAGAGCGGGGGCGCCTCAGGGAAGGCTGCGAAGGCGGCGGAGTTGAAACGactgatgcagaagaaggaacgGTTGCAGTATGCggtggagaggttggagCTGCAGAGTACACAGAGGGAGAGGCAGTTGAGGAAGAGTATGGCGTTTCACTAGAGCTCGGCTTGAAGGATGGAAGTGATGCTTGCTGAGAGCTCTTCGACTAAGATGGGATCGTTTGAGCCACCTCGGGTAATCCTGCGAATGTAGGATATCAGATGACTGAGGATATGGCTAAGGAAGATATGGCTTGTGGCTACGATGTTGTTTCTCAGAGTCAAGAGGGGATGCATCTCGTCAGGGAGAGTATAGCCCCGATTCGGGATGTGCGGCCGCATATCCACTTATGGCCGTGTCGAGTTATGACTATGCTCTACAGGTCGACACTTGCATACTGAAATTACAGAGCCGCTGTGAATGAAGGACCACCGGTGAAGCTATAGCCGTCGCGCTCTCACCACTATGAGCGGAAGATGCCAGAGTTGGAGGACAATGCTGGGAAGATTCAGTGTCCACGTGGAACGCTCAATCATAGAAGTCCCTGGGGCACTTGCAGAGGGATCTACAGAGCCGCCCCTACCGCTACGCATGATGACCATGCACAAGATGAATAATGGAGATTGTGCCATTGAGTGAAGAAGCCTTTTACAACCAACAGCTATGGTCTATACTACATGTCATATATCGTACAGGAATATAATACAATGACCGTCCCCAACCCACAAATGATGCTCCTAGCCAGGAAGCAATCCAAACCCTCTATACGCCACTTTTGACTCCAATGTAGATACCCGAAAAAGTAACAAGCTAGCCCAGACCCAGTAAGTAATTTTAGGCCGAAGGCTTCACCTGCTTCAAAGCCTGtctgcgcttcttcttcatctgctgcttctcccaACTGGGTATCTtctggcccttcttcttgatcggAGTCTGAAGATCAGGCATACTGCTGGTAGCCTCCATACCTTCCTCCAAAGCATCCTCTGcgtcttcctccatctcctccttctcagcagccCGCCGAGCAAGCCGTTCCTTCCTACTCTCACCGTGCTTCTCGCCGAGTCTCAGCGATCTGGCAATACGAGTCTTCGCACCAAGAGCCCACAGGTCTCCCCACTGGGACTTGCGCGCATCCTTGTACGCTTGCCGACTGAACGACCGGGGGACGGTCCAGCGCTCGATCTTGCCGGCCGGCGTGCAAAGGTCGAAGATGACGTGACCACGGCGCTTCATAGGTTGGTAGACGATACGGGGCagagagaggaagttgaCGCCTCCTGTTTCCTGTTGCTCTGTAGGAGGTGTAGGTTGAGTCTCGGATGCGACAGCCTCGTCGGATGATGCTTCGGCTTCTTGCTTAGGCATTTCGACTGCGTCTTCGTATCCGTTAAACGCTGCATCTGCAGCCTCGGTGCCCTGGATGATGCTGTCCTCAACACGACGATCGACACCGCGCTGGACGGCGATGTAACTGAATTTCAGGTCCTCATGATTGCGGTCCTTGGCGCCGATGATGCGCTGGAGGAAGGCCGGACGGATGTAGCGTTGCTGGAAGTGGCAGTAATCTCTACGGCCCTTGGTATGACCGGGGATCTGGTACATGGGGCActtgttgtggttggtgcAAGGGGCGACGATCATGCCGGCTTCTTTCTCGATGAACGTGTCTTCCTCGGGCGATTCGGTCAAGTTTTCGTATGTGGTGGATCCGGGGCTGGAGATGAATCGCTTCAGGAGCATGTCACGCGCTCCGGCAACGGCTTCGAAGCCCTTCTGGTGTCCCTTCTCGAGGAGGATCAGAACACCTCCGTTGGGGTTTAGGAGGTTCCATAGGTTCTGTACATGTTCCTTCCGGAGGAACTCTTCCTCAATTCCGAGCAGGGAGTGtggggcgatgatgatgtcgtACTGTTTCCGCTTGGGCGGAGCCCGTTCATCTTGCAAGGTTGGCTTCTCGCGAACATGGACGTAGTCGGGCAGTCGTGGCAGGAAGCTGGTATCTTCGAGCATCGCGCTGGCACGGAGACGAAGAGAGTCAGAGCCAGTGACAACGGTCGACCGGCCCACGGGATAGGGGTCCTCTGAGCTGTGCTCTGGCGTCATGGCTTCCCACTCCGCACGAAGTATATCTCTCCACGCCAAAACACCTGCACCACCGGCACTAACATCAAGGACATGGGGGCCCCCTTCTTGTGTCATCAGGTTCCGGATCCAGTCCGTACCCAAGCGTTTCCGGACTTCCACCAAAACACTCAGGACAGATGCATACATGCCAGGGTAGAGAGTGGCAAGAAAGACATTGGCTTCCATTTCGCTCATGTACCGCTGGGATGCTTCTAGAGGAATCGGCTGTTGAGGAGCTTGCAAGCGCAGGGGAggggttgtggtggaatAAGGAAGGTATTGGCCGCCGAGTGTGCGGTGGGCGGTATCCGCAATGTGCTTGTTCGAAAAGTCGGACAGAATGACAGAAATAGGGCCCGTCACGCTATCCTTGGGTATGAATATAGTGCTAGGATCGGTGGAAAACTTCCCCATTGTGGTCAAAGGATGGAATTTGGGAGCCgagtctgctgctgcttcctcttcgaACTGCTCGAGCATGATCTCTCCGCCCAACTGCTCGGCGACTTCTCTCGTCCGTTGCATCGCGATCGTTTCCTCGACTGACGGCGGGGCTTCCATATCATAGACCAACGGAGGTTCGTCGTGTGTGGCAGACTCATCCATCGcaacttcttcccagccGCCCTCACCATCTTCACGGTATAGTTTATCCGGgtctatctcttcttccactagGTCCAACTCAGACTCTTGTGAAAGATAGATTGGTTCACCGTACAACCGAGTATACAGCTGAGTCTCTCTATCGTTTAAGAGACCCTCCGGAAGGTATTCACCAAACTCCTGTCTTGCCTCTCGCACCCGCGCATCCAATGTTTCCTCGTCGCGGTGACCGATCGTCTGACTCAACGCATAATCGAAATCGAGACCTTCGAGGTTAAGGGCTTTCTCGTGATCGTCCAAAAGATCCAGCTCGTGCATAAGATCAGCCATCTCCAGATCCGTTTCGTTAATCTTGTCGACTAAGGCGTAAATagcatctttcttctccgcatcggGGTCGGTCTCCGTCGCTGTCGTGGACGACGCATGCCTCCGGCCGTGCAGCCATTGTTGAGAACGAGCGTAGGTAGCTTCCCTGAGTAGGGATTCCAAGTGTAAGGTCGATGGAAGTGTTTTGCTGGCAATCGAAGTTCTGGGGCGCCCAGCTATGAAGCTTGCAGCTCCGCGGCGGAGAGGCTGTGAACCGGTCTGCGGCGACCTGGATACGGCCGGACGTAATAGGACATGGGGATTGGACCGGGTCGCCCTGACTGCCGGAGATCGTGacaacatcctcaacccTTCCACGGCTCGAGATGCAAATATCAGGAGCTTGTACCTGAAAGAAATTGTCTTGCCACTGGAGAGCTTTTGCCAGGAAAACTCGCGCCAAGCCGCATGCCCATCAGAAATTCCGCAGCTCCTATTGGCTGTTCAAGTAACAGAGCGTTACATAATCATCTAGACCGAAGTGGTGCCTCAGGAATCACAAGGAATGGAGAGGTGCATGCATCAAAGATCAAAAGGTGGGAGGAAATGTTGGATGCATAATAATAGACCTATTTACAAAGCTGGTTATACTAGCTGGACGTACTACTGAGACTCGCTGTCCGTATCTTCGTTGCCCATGAGCACCTTGAGAGCTGATATCCACTTCAGCACTTCGTGCTCAAGAGCGGTTAGTTTGGCCATCACGGCCATAAGGCTAGGGTCCTGGCTCTCTACGCGGatcttctccctcaccttgacttcatctcctttccaGGTGAAGACATCGCCTGCCTCGTCGTGAGGACGATGGCGGCTTCCAAACAACCGGTCCCGCAGATTGAACCCGGTGAGAGAGATGTCAGTCGCGAATGCAGTTGGCGTATGGACAGGGGTGTTAGATTCTAGCGTCCTCAAATACAGGACTAAAGCCGAGTCCGCAATGGATAGATGGAATGATAAGTATGCCGGTAGCGGGGGGTCAAACATCTACGACTACAGCTTAGCCCATGATCTAGAACGAAGAGAGCAAAAGTATAGCCACTTACCTCCTCTTGCGCACTTGTCTCCCACCACTTGCCTCTAACCTTATCGCTTTCGCCCTTCAGCATCTGCCGTGCTTCACTGATCGTCTCGCGCAGGAGGTGCAGTTGGCTGTAGATGAAGCCCGCGTTGAGCGGGTCACCGGTCCAGGTGCTTACATCGACAATGTCGAGACTTTGATTGACCAAGTTTTTGACCGATACTAATTGACTTAGAATGAGCTCGGGTGTTGTAGGGGTATTTGCCAGGCACAAGCGGGTAGTGGCTGAGCCCCGTGAGGCAAGGGAGCTAAGACGGAGTTGGATGTCCTATAGAGAGTTTTGATTAGCGTCATCCTGGAAGCGCTACGTTGTGATAAGCAACGGCCATAGCGCGCAAAGGATGCGGGTCCATATCCTTGGGCTGCATCATAAGCAATAAATGTGAGTGGTGACAACATACGCCCTTCACGATCTTTGTCCCAACCCGAGTCACAAAGCCTTTCACATTTTCAGAGcgtagagaagagaggacTAGTGTTGATCCCGGCTCTTTGGGTGCCAATAGAGCCGCGCATTCATGGAGGCCCTCCCGTAGCGAGGTAAGGGAGTCTTGCAGCGAACGTAATAGCCATTCTAGCTCTTTGGCCTATACAGTTGCCAAAAAAGTTAGTACCGTCCTTGCCCTATCGATGATGCATGTGCGCCATCGGGTCGGCTCAAATTTGAGGTTCACCGGGGACGGAGAAATAAAACAGGGCATACCAACGCGGAGTCGACTTCCTGTTCTAGGCGCTCTGGGGGTAGAGGCGGGTAAGCCCAAGTAGCCATTGTGAGCAATGACCCAGCGGGTTAGTTGCGACCCTCGGGAGATCGGATGGTTGTACCTTTGGCCCGGCAGTGGTCAATGGATCGGTAGGGAGCGATGGGGGGTATGGGGGTGTGGACAGGACACGGTAGGCAGCAGGGTTTGTCTTCAGGGTCTGGTGACGAAGTCGACAGAAGAAAAAATCCGCATTGGCTTTCGAGTGATCCACGTCGATccgagaggaggaaaggcgGGTACCCAActcaatggatggatggtgggtggtgcaACGTTTGTTCAGAAGACGAAAGTTGCAGCGGAAGAGGGAGTTCGACAACGTCATGGATAAGGAATGATGGGCCTCAGCGCCCAGGCCTTCAGGCAGCCTTATCCCGATATGAACTAGCGCAACGCTAAGGTTTAGACTAGCCGAGGACAGTTAGCGGGGCCTGCTGCAACCATGACGTCGACGCCGTCATGGCTGGCCAGTTTGTGCCTCGTCGATCCAAAGAAAACATTGATTCGCAGTTACGCTCATTGTTGAAGGTCACCCTCATCATTATATCACTACTATGGCTCCCCTGGTACTttatttccccccctcctcccacatcCCTCCACCGGCTTCTCCGGATATC
It contains:
- a CDS encoding F1F0 ATP synthase subunit i (COG:C;~EggNog:ENOG410PS1N;~InterPro:IPR006995;~PFAM:PF04911;~TransMembrane:1 (o20-38i);~go_component: GO:0045263 - proton-transporting ATP synthase complex, coupling factor F(o) [Evidence IEA];~go_function: GO:0015078 - proton transmembrane transporter activity [Evidence IEA];~go_process: GO:0015986 - ATP synthesis coupled proton transport [Evidence IEA]), giving the protein MSLLGKKFPTPVAKPMAPFFAAGLVILYGVNSFANVMMSTAEFKNDPRNPNLKNQKH
- a CDS encoding uncharacterized protein (COG:S;~EggNog:ENOG410PQJK;~InterPro:IPR028241;~PFAM:PF10259), with the protein product MATWAYPPLPPERLEQEVDSALAKELEWLLRSLQDSLTSLREGLHECAALLAPKEPGSTLVLSSLRSENVKGFVTRVGTKIVKGDIQLRLSSLASRGSATTRLCLANTPTTPELILSQLVSVKNLVNQSLDIVDVSTWTGDPLNAGFIYSQLHLLRETISEARQMLKGESDKVRGKWWETSAQEEMFDPPLPAYLSFHLSIADSALVLYLRTLESNTPVHTPTAFATDISLTGFNLRDRLFGSRHRPHDEAGDVFTWKGDEVKVREKIRVESQDPSLMAVMAKLTALEHEVLKWISALKVLMGNEDTDSESQ
- the RSM22 gene encoding tRNA methyltransferase RSM22 (COG:J;~EggNog:ENOG410PH29;~InterPro:IPR015324;~go_function: GO:0008168 - methyltransferase activity [Evidence IEA];~go_process: GO:0006412 - translation [Evidence IEA]) — protein: MLSRSPAVRATRSNPHVLLRPAVSRSPQTGSQPLRRGAASFIAGRPRTSIASKTLPSTLHLESLLREATYARSQQWLHGRRHASSTTATETDPDAEKKDAIYALVDKINETDLEMADLMHELDLLDDHEKALNLEGLDFDYALSQTIGHRDEETLDARVREARQEFGEYLPEGLLNDRETQLYTRLYGEPIYLSQESELDLVEEEIDPDKLYREDGEGGWEEVAMDESATHDEPPLVYDMEAPPSVEETIAMQRTREVAEQLGGEIMLEQFEEEAAADSAPKFHPLTTMGKFSTDPSTIFIPKDSVTGPISVILSDFSNKHIADTAHRTLGGQYLPYSTTTPPLRLQAPQQPIPLEASQRYMSEMEANVFLATLYPGMYASVLSVLVEVRKRLGTDWIRNLMTQEGGPHVLDVSAGGAGVLAWRDILRAEWEAMTPEHSSEDPYPVGRSTVVTGSDSLRLRASAMLEDTSFLPRLPDYVHVREKPTLQDERAPPKRKQYDIIIAPHSLLGIEEEFLRKEHVQNLWNLLNPNGGVLILLEKGHQKGFEAVAGARDMLLKRFISSPGSTTYENLTESPEEDTFIEKEAGMIVAPCTNHNKCPMYQIPGHTKGRRDYCHFQQRYIRPAFLQRIIGAKDRNHEDLKFSYIAVQRGVDRRVEDSIIQGTEAADAAFNGYEDAVEMPKQEAEASSDEAVASETQPTPPTEQQETGGVNFLSLPRIVYQPMKRRGHVIFDLCTPAGKIERWTVPRSFSRQAYKDARKSQWGDLWALGAKTRIARSLRLGEKHGESRKERLARRAAEKEEMEEDAEDALEEGMEATSSMPDLQTPIKKKGQKIPSWEKQQMKKKRRQALKQVKPSA
- a CDS encoding DASH complex subunit SPC19 (COG:S;~EggNog:ENOG410PPMH;~InterPro:IPR013251;~PFAM:PF08287;~go_component: GO:0005876 - spindle microtubule [Evidence IEA];~go_component: GO:0042729 - DASH complex [Evidence IEA];~go_process: GO:0008608 - attachment of spindle microtubules to kinetochore [Evidence IEA]) produces the protein MADHLQASVSSLGSSLQLLDSSISTLDSGISDFPRLCKVLQTTRHFELLPEPTLREAQQSLLDEITPSIAHLLSLASNHVEKLSRREQGLRAKCELQEGRMYSNESRQPSRMRSAYGDRLQSGGASGKAAKAAELKRLMQKKERLQYAVERLELQSTQRERQLRKSMAFH